The following are encoded together in the Desulfococcus multivorans genome:
- a CDS encoding neuraminidase-like domain-containing protein, with protein MQAIHPILSSGQQGADVANLHMALERLEFLGPVTEDERAEQRYGDGTFEAVDRLQCQFGISTRQFGVVDEQTADLINHRLFEMGVFRLVEGRVADRDGSAVAGNLLFAFDRDNIGGAYLGKANTNADGAYRIFYDPSLYVRPGEGVLKVKDVIDLVVQVYDAAGATLAESQPLHDPGQRVRIDLRLGDQPAGEVFTVDGTVISRSRVGVSGLRVVIVDKNVGEDVHLKETVTDERGDYQVTFPITGLKDRCKQRPDLQARVFSGATFLGASEVRYNASNRETLSILLTTEADSALPSEHETLVDALTSHCRRSLGDLQETDDRPDITYLANKTGWDARAVALAALADQFSDRTMDESGHPTIEPAFFYALFRAGLPANEDALYQADAGTAEAVWKQAIAQGVIPASLEGSIPQVRDHFQSLAVQRALDTPAPAGVSSLKDMLSVSLGDDLERQQQFADLYTQHRTEPDKLWPAVRDKLGKAAEKRLRLDGQLSYLTFNNAPLIRKLHETAGRGGLTQPLDLVDHGFHHADKWKEIIGNGALPPEISGKDDAEKRANYAELMAAQVRLSFPTAVVAETIKGIETPAADFSIAGRFLREHHSRFEIGMQPVEQYISRNNLQVAEEVTQTVKQVQRVHQITPSDSAMTGLLKKGIDSAYAVTLYDRDEFIRTFKDEVGGEENALLTYAKAQQVHNAVLNIATSYLIARTAPPIGVHSPPQIIDQAPKVPANAGDVIAYPALESLFGEMDYCACEHCRSILSPAAYFVNLLQFIDPDPGAWKTTLAKWKSEHGGAPYPFPDMTAWNKAGNPTNTEITPLQILMSRRPDIEHLPLTCENTNTPLPYIDLVNEILEYFVFNKLSLEKYEGHSTDGDAAPEELLASPQFGDTEAGVEAYEILAAAYFPPPLPFHQPLENLRRYFDRFDASLPEVMEALRKNDRLERANVNEYGWRDILMEELRLSRTEHKILTNYDLEPPINAKLTLHELYGYAPAASEAEVLADLSNAKAFTRRAGITYEDIIEILKTRFINPNSTLIPKLERLNVTFAALKTLKESPLTGQAWLDLLPKPLPDAAQYGGNIEAWVRNDANYANVMSLITLANPSGAEDICSFDKLAFRYSDPDKLDKPIRAFEFYRLIRFVRLWKKLGWTIEQTDKAITALYPVDQTPNNADDTVNLQRLDAGFLILLPRLGVIKRVLDTLKLKPQKDLLPLLACFAPIDTHGAASLYRQMFLSPTLLKQDPAFADNGYGNFLTDNAQKLMAHAEALRAAFQLTEEEFTRINAVLGNDANTSLGYTPTDEEITQLLGHAPNGTERDTLTQYLRTQNITAIFRRGRLARNLKLSVREFLLLTQFSGLDPFAAPDAPNPPILRLIELVGRLRAASLKPVQALYLIWNQDISGKSAPDDSEVLGFARALRADFAAIEGEFAVVDDPDGQIARARMALVYDNATTDLFFGLLNNTLSTDVPYSHGKPALEQSILDVAPGRIAYDDFRKQLTFAGIMTTDMRDALKVGVPLAFEQAVDKLYNANQQIIESFFARYPELQPLQEAFSFFRELKSSVNYTHGQTTLEQPIINIAPGRIAYDSTRRELSFKGVLTATTRDRLKAVAGATNLFQMAVNDLFSANQGSVQAFFARHGQFMKAQQDAYVTANDILEQQRSVLLDAFLPELKRRRKRQQALQNISTATRTDVGFAGALLDNRIEDKPEIKYLFHSADSATKPALMDLIAIETAGLSAQFFYRDTATGKVDHPRDAEAILDYSSAANDKAKFPANGANPISGIWSGYLETPENGFYNFHIETDADAMVSLSLEGRIIELQESGNVRINKEAVELRSGTLYPIMLKVENVKDTLAVGWETKGRGREIIPARYLYSETLITCLRVTYVRFLKAVSLADALNLTASELVHFASHADYAIDNQGWLNSLPVLENPNEDTSTALFKDFMALLDFSRIKSELSPDDERLLNVLRNPDAVIASLAAATAKPELLLLSLTRWETNSLDALLVHFGKVKDGKADRSALKQLDTFSRIYTAYWVVKKSGIPASALIKAANNEPGATTVGDLQAALRARYEKSDWLNVLKPINDELRGLQRDALVTYILHQMRAAPDSSHIDTPDKLFEYFLMDVQMAPCMQTSRIRHALSSIQLFIERCLMNLEPRVAASSIQAKQWEWMKRYRVWEANRKVFLWPENWLEPELRDNQSPFFKETMSELLQGDITEDRAAVALLNYLSKLEEVAKLEPCGIHYVENDPSKREDDVAHIVARTAGANRKYFYRRLEPSGWTPWEQIKLDIEDNPVIPVVWKGRLFLFWVRILKEANMDPGTSEDKIYSTVMDKPLSDIAAAIYREKSQSTDDATPLAEQTTSQARKSAAQAAGENTKVVVKAVLCWSEYYNGKWQPTKTSDVNRPATLGLFEISAFDRSMLVLSVSEESDALRISIWNQGQSSFVLYNTHSLPVPQWIARPTMPSKPVGMNTVKDTLVVSYFIQWPPAPGVPPRERQVLKNLLHDHTIQPRHMLQDVWNAPFFYEDSRHVFYVTTTAEPVTIYTPNGYFPITIPPKQDLVIPPLVFEPRVPIIPDLLGPIATGKHPGVLDTTPIKRFVSEDAYITKALSTRGTVLFGNTEIGATGNRGTFQRR; from the coding sequence ATGCAAGCAATCCATCCAATATTATCTTCAGGGCAGCAGGGCGCTGACGTCGCCAACCTCCATATGGCCCTCGAGAGGCTCGAATTCCTCGGTCCGGTCACGGAGGATGAACGCGCCGAGCAGCGGTACGGAGATGGAACCTTCGAAGCTGTAGATCGGCTGCAATGCCAGTTCGGTATCAGCACCCGGCAGTTCGGTGTTGTGGATGAACAAACCGCCGACCTCATCAACCACCGACTCTTCGAGATGGGGGTGTTCCGCCTCGTGGAGGGCCGGGTTGCTGATCGGGATGGCAGCGCAGTTGCAGGCAATCTGCTTTTCGCCTTCGACAGAGACAATATCGGCGGTGCTTATCTCGGCAAGGCGAACACCAACGCAGACGGCGCTTACCGCATCTTTTACGATCCATCGCTCTATGTCCGCCCAGGCGAAGGCGTGCTGAAGGTTAAAGACGTCATCGATCTGGTCGTCCAGGTTTACGACGCCGCCGGCGCAACCCTGGCCGAATCGCAGCCGCTGCACGATCCCGGGCAACGGGTTCGGATCGATTTGCGGTTGGGTGATCAGCCGGCAGGCGAAGTTTTCACAGTCGACGGTACGGTGATCAGCCGGTCACGGGTCGGTGTGAGCGGACTGCGGGTCGTAATCGTGGATAAGAATGTCGGGGAGGATGTGCATCTTAAAGAAACAGTGACCGACGAGCGAGGTGATTATCAGGTGACGTTCCCCATCACCGGCCTGAAGGACCGCTGCAAGCAGCGACCCGATTTGCAGGCGCGGGTGTTCTCCGGGGCAACGTTTCTCGGTGCTTCGGAAGTTCGCTATAACGCCTCGAATCGCGAGACGCTGAGCATTCTCCTGACGACGGAAGCGGATTCCGCGCTCCCCTCGGAGCACGAAACCCTGGTCGACGCGCTCACTTCTCACTGCCGCCGTAGCCTGGGAGACCTTCAGGAAACGGACGACCGGCCGGACATTACGTATCTCGCGAACAAGACCGGCTGGGACGCGCGCGCAGTGGCGCTCGCCGCTCTTGCAGACCAGTTCAGCGATAGGACCATGGATGAGAGTGGCCACCCCACGATCGAACCGGCCTTCTTCTACGCGCTCTTCCGCGCTGGATTGCCGGCTAACGAGGATGCGCTCTACCAAGCAGATGCCGGCACCGCGGAGGCCGTTTGGAAGCAGGCCATCGCGCAGGGCGTGATCCCCGCCTCGCTGGAGGGCAGCATCCCCCAGGTGCGCGATCATTTCCAGAGCCTCGCTGTGCAGCGCGCCCTGGATACCCCGGCGCCGGCCGGCGTATCCTCCCTGAAGGATATGCTGTCGGTCTCGCTGGGCGATGACCTGGAGCGGCAACAGCAATTCGCTGACCTCTACACCCAACACCGCACCGAACCGGACAAACTCTGGCCGGCAGTGCGCGACAAGCTTGGGAAGGCGGCGGAGAAGCGGTTGCGGCTCGACGGACAGCTCTCTTATCTGACGTTCAACAATGCGCCGCTGATCCGGAAGCTGCATGAAACTGCCGGTCGAGGTGGATTGACACAGCCATTAGACTTGGTGGATCATGGCTTCCACCATGCCGATAAGTGGAAGGAGATAATCGGCAATGGGGCGCTTCCCCCGGAAATAAGCGGCAAGGATGATGCGGAGAAACGCGCAAACTATGCCGAACTGATGGCAGCGCAAGTGCGGCTGAGCTTCCCCACGGCCGTCGTTGCGGAAACAATCAAGGGAATCGAGACACCTGCTGCTGACTTCAGCATTGCCGGCAGATTCTTGCGCGAGCATCACAGCAGGTTCGAGATCGGAATGCAACCGGTCGAACAGTATATTTCCCGGAACAACCTTCAGGTGGCAGAGGAAGTCACTCAAACAGTCAAGCAAGTACAACGGGTGCATCAAATTACACCTTCCGACAGCGCGATGACGGGATTGCTGAAGAAGGGCATCGATTCTGCGTATGCGGTGACCCTTTACGACCGGGATGAGTTCATCCGGACTTTCAAGGATGAGGTGGGAGGTGAGGAGAATGCCTTACTGACTTATGCCAAGGCGCAGCAAGTACACAATGCCGTTCTGAACATCGCGACATCGTACCTGATCGCCAGGACTGCGCCCCCAATTGGCGTACACAGCCCCCCGCAAATTATCGACCAGGCCCCCAAGGTTCCCGCAAACGCCGGTGATGTTATCGCTTATCCAGCCCTGGAAAGTCTTTTCGGCGAAATGGATTACTGCGCCTGCGAACACTGCCGGTCGATTCTCAGCCCGGCGGCTTACTTTGTAAATCTCCTTCAATTCATCGATCCAGATCCGGGAGCATGGAAAACTACTCTGGCTAAGTGGAAGTCCGAGCATGGCGGCGCCCCTTATCCGTTCCCGGACATGACCGCGTGGAACAAAGCCGGGAATCCGACAAATACCGAAATCACGCCTTTGCAAATCCTTATGTCGCGCCGTCCGGATATCGAGCATTTACCATTGACATGCGAGAACACGAACACGCCGTTGCCGTATATCGATCTGGTGAACGAGATATTGGAGTACTTCGTCTTTAACAAGCTCTCGCTTGAAAAATACGAAGGGCACAGCACCGACGGCGACGCCGCACCCGAAGAATTGCTGGCGAGTCCCCAGTTTGGCGACACCGAGGCCGGCGTGGAGGCATATGAAATCCTCGCAGCGGCGTACTTTCCGCCGCCGCTGCCGTTCCACCAGCCGCTGGAAAACCTGCGCCGCTATTTCGACAGATTCGATGCCTCCCTGCCCGAGGTCATGGAGGCCCTGCGAAAGAATGACAGGTTGGAACGGGCGAACGTGAACGAGTACGGTTGGCGCGACATCCTGATGGAAGAACTTCGGCTATCGCGGACAGAACACAAGATCCTGACGAACTATGATCTCGAACCCCCCATCAATGCCAAACTTACGCTTCACGAGCTCTATGGTTATGCTCCAGCAGCCTCGGAAGCCGAGGTACTGGCGGATCTGTCCAATGCGAAGGCTTTCACACGGCGGGCAGGCATCACCTATGAAGACATCATAGAGATCCTCAAGACCCGCTTTATCAACCCCAACTCCACGTTGATTCCCAAGCTGGAGCGGCTGAACGTTACGTTTGCCGCCCTGAAAACGTTGAAGGAAAGTCCGCTGACAGGCCAGGCGTGGTTGGACTTGCTCCCCAAACCTTTGCCGGATGCCGCGCAATATGGAGGCAATATCGAGGCGTGGGTCAGGAACGATGCGAACTATGCCAACGTCATGAGCCTCATCACCCTTGCAAACCCTTCTGGTGCAGAGGACATTTGCAGCTTCGATAAACTAGCGTTTCGCTATTCCGATCCCGACAAGCTTGATAAGCCAATTCGGGCTTTCGAGTTTTATCGGCTGATCCGCTTCGTTCGCCTATGGAAGAAACTCGGCTGGACGATCGAGCAGACCGATAAAGCAATCACCGCGCTCTACCCGGTAGACCAGACGCCAAACAATGCCGATGATACCGTGAACCTGCAACGGCTCGATGCCGGATTCCTGATACTGCTGCCGCGCCTCGGAGTCATCAAGCGTGTGCTGGACACCCTCAAGCTGAAGCCCCAAAAAGACCTGTTGCCCCTGCTGGCCTGCTTCGCGCCGATAGATACGCACGGGGCTGCGTCCCTTTACAGGCAGATGTTCCTGAGCCCGACCCTGCTGAAGCAAGATCCAGCCTTCGCCGACAACGGCTATGGCAACTTTCTCACCGACAACGCGCAGAAGCTCATGGCCCATGCGGAGGCTTTGCGTGCCGCGTTCCAGCTCACAGAGGAGGAATTCACACGGATCAATGCCGTCCTCGGTAACGATGCGAACACCTCTCTCGGATACACACCTACCGACGAGGAGATCACACAGTTGCTTGGACATGCGCCCAATGGCACGGAGAGGGACACGCTTACGCAGTATTTGCGGACACAAAACATCACTGCGATCTTTCGCCGGGGCCGGCTGGCGCGAAATCTCAAGCTCAGTGTCCGCGAGTTCCTGCTGCTGACGCAATTTAGCGGACTTGATCCATTCGCAGCGCCGGATGCGCCAAATCCACCCATCCTGCGCCTCATCGAATTGGTGGGCCGTCTTCGCGCCGCGTCGTTGAAGCCCGTACAGGCCCTGTATCTCATCTGGAACCAGGACATCAGTGGAAAGTCCGCACCGGACGACAGCGAGGTCCTGGGGTTCGCTCGTGCCCTGCGCGCTGACTTCGCCGCAATCGAAGGCGAGTTTGCCGTTGTAGACGACCCGGACGGGCAGATTGCCCGTGCCCGCATGGCACTCGTGTATGACAACGCGACCACCGACCTGTTCTTTGGCCTGCTGAACAACACGTTGAGCACCGATGTGCCCTACAGCCACGGCAAGCCTGCGCTCGAACAGTCTATCCTCGACGTCGCGCCTGGGCGCATCGCCTACGATGACTTCCGCAAGCAGCTCACCTTCGCCGGCATCATGACGACAGACATGCGCGACGCGCTGAAGGTGGGGGTGCCTCTGGCCTTCGAGCAGGCGGTGGACAAGCTCTACAACGCGAACCAGCAGATCATAGAGTCATTCTTTGCGCGTTACCCGGAACTCCAGCCTCTGCAGGAGGCCTTCAGCTTCTTTCGTGAGCTGAAAAGCAGTGTCAACTACACCCATGGTCAGACGACGCTGGAACAGCCGATTATCAATATCGCTCCAGGACGCATCGCCTATGATAGTACACGCCGGGAGCTTTCGTTCAAGGGTGTCCTGACCGCAACCACACGGGACAGGCTCAAAGCTGTTGCCGGAGCGACGAATCTGTTTCAGATGGCTGTTAATGACCTTTTCAGTGCTAACCAAGGCAGCGTGCAGGCATTCTTTGCCCGGCATGGGCAATTTATGAAGGCGCAACAAGACGCCTATGTAACGGCCAACGATATTCTGGAACAGCAACGTTCAGTCCTGCTCGACGCCTTCTTGCCTGAACTGAAGCGGCGCCGCAAGCGTCAGCAGGCATTGCAGAACATCAGCACGGCGACCCGGACGGATGTGGGTTTTGCCGGTGCATTGCTTGACAACAGGATCGAGGACAAGCCGGAGATTAAATACCTTTTCCATTCGGCGGATAGTGCGACTAAGCCTGCTTTGATGGATCTGATCGCGATCGAGACAGCGGGCCTTTCCGCGCAGTTTTTCTATCGCGATACAGCGACCGGCAAGGTGGACCACCCCAGGGATGCCGAGGCGATTCTGGACTATTCCTCCGCTGCGAACGATAAGGCAAAGTTTCCGGCCAATGGCGCCAATCCTATATCAGGGATCTGGAGCGGATACCTGGAGACACCGGAAAACGGCTTCTACAACTTCCATATAGAAACCGATGCAGATGCGATGGTGTCCTTGAGCCTCGAAGGCAGGATTATTGAGCTGCAGGAGAGCGGCAACGTACGCATCAATAAAGAAGCCGTCGAACTACGCTCCGGAACGCTTTATCCGATCATGCTCAAGGTGGAGAATGTGAAGGACACGCTCGCAGTGGGCTGGGAAACCAAAGGACGCGGCAGGGAGATCATCCCGGCGCGCTATCTCTATTCGGAGACACTGATCACCTGCCTGCGTGTCACCTATGTTCGTTTTTTGAAGGCTGTATCACTGGCCGATGCACTCAACCTGACCGCGAGCGAACTGGTGCACTTCGCCTCGCACGCCGATTACGCCATCGACAATCAGGGCTGGTTGAATAGCTTGCCGGTCCTTGAAAACCCGAACGAGGATACATCCACTGCGCTGTTTAAGGACTTTATGGCGCTGCTTGATTTTTCCCGTATCAAGAGCGAGCTTTCGCCTGATGACGAACGTCTTCTTAATGTTCTCAGAAACCCGGATGCGGTAATAGCAAGCCTTGCCGCTGCGACCGCCAAACCGGAGCTCCTGCTGCTATCCCTCACGCGCTGGGAGACAAATTCGCTCGACGCATTACTGGTTCACTTTGGAAAAGTGAAAGACGGCAAGGCGGACCGTAGTGCATTAAAACAGTTGGACACCTTTAGCAGGATATATACCGCCTATTGGGTTGTGAAGAAGTCAGGCATCCCGGCCTCCGCGTTGATCAAAGCTGCCAACAACGAGCCGGGCGCCACCACAGTAGGCGATTTACAAGCCGCGCTGCGCGCCCGCTATGAGAAGAGCGATTGGCTCAATGTGCTGAAACCCATCAATGATGAATTGCGCGGGCTGCAACGCGACGCCCTGGTTACCTACATCCTGCACCAGATGCGCGCCGCCCCTGATTCGTCCCATATCGATACGCCCGACAAGCTCTTCGAATATTTTCTGATGGACGTGCAGATGGCGCCATGCATGCAGACTTCACGCATCCGCCATGCTTTGTCTTCGATCCAGCTCTTTATTGAGCGTTGTCTGATGAATCTCGAACCACGGGTGGCGGCGTCTTCGATCCAAGCGAAGCAGTGGGAGTGGATGAAGCGCTATCGGGTCTGGGAAGCGAACCGCAAGGTCTTCCTCTGGCCTGAAAACTGGCTGGAGCCCGAGTTGCGCGACAACCAGTCGCCGTTCTTCAAGGAGACGATGAGTGAGCTGCTGCAAGGCGACATCACAGAGGACCGCGCCGCCGTCGCCCTGCTGAACTACCTGTCCAAACTCGAAGAGGTGGCGAAACTGGAGCCGTGCGGCATCCACTACGTCGAGAACGATCCTTCCAAACGAGAGGATGATGTCGCCCATATAGTGGCGCGCACCGCAGGCGCCAACCGAAAGTACTTCTACCGCCGCCTCGAACCCTCCGGCTGGACACCATGGGAGCAGATCAAGCTCGATATCGAGGACAACCCGGTGATACCGGTCGTCTGGAAAGGCCGGCTGTTTCTGTTCTGGGTCAGGATCCTGAAGGAGGCGAATATGGATCCCGGTACCTCAGAAGATAAAATTTATTCTACCGTGATGGACAAACCGTTATCAGACATTGCCGCTGCTATATACAGGGAGAAATCACAGTCGACTGACGACGCTACGCCGTTGGCCGAGCAGACGACCAGCCAGGCCAGGAAGTCTGCCGCCCAGGCAGCCGGGGAAAATACCAAGGTTGTCGTAAAGGCGGTGCTGTGTTGGAGCGAGTATTACAACGGCAAGTGGCAGCCGACCAAGACATCGGACGTCAATCGACCGGCCACGCTGGGTTTATTCGAGATATCCGCTTTTGATCGCTCGATGCTGGTGCTATCGGTTTCGGAAGAGTCTGACGCGTTGCGTATATCCATCTGGAACCAGGGACAATCGTCGTTTGTGCTTTACAACACACACAGTCTGCCGGTACCCCAGTGGATTGCACGTCCGACCATGCCTTCCAAACCAGTCGGCATGAACACTGTGAAAGATACCTTGGTCGTTTCATATTTCATTCAATGGCCTCCCGCGCCCGGCGTTCCTCCTCGCGAGCGTCAGGTGCTGAAGAATCTGCTTCATGATCACACCATCCAACCCCGCCACATGCTTCAGGACGTATGGAATGCGCCCTTCTTTTACGAAGACAGTCGCCACGTGTTCTATGTCACCACAACAGCAGAGCCGGTGACGATTTATACGCCCAACGGGTACTTCCCCATAACAATCCCGCCGAAACAGGATCTGGTCATCCCTCCGCTGGTGTTTGAGCCGAGAGTTCCGATCATTCCGGATCTGCTGGGTCCAATCGCCACCGGGAAGCATCCGGGGGTACTGGATACCACCCCGATCAAACGCTTTGTCAGCGAGGATGCCTATATCACGAAAGCCCTCAGCACGAGGGGGACGGTGCTTTTTGGCAATACCGAGATTGGCGCCACCGGCAACCGTGGCACTTTCCAACGACGATAG